Proteins encoded within one genomic window of Eublepharis macularius isolate TG4126 chromosome 10, MPM_Emac_v1.0, whole genome shotgun sequence:
- the LOC129337151 gene encoding toll-like receptor 1, giving the protein MAKSRSPAASNSGAVFIFITAFLKNIPLTEETGFSTVRSNRFLNKVPKNLSAQTTVLDLSHNNISELHISDFSSILRLQVLNLAHNIIQDLDFSVFWYNVDLEYLDLSHNVLRTLSCHPVLSLRHLDLTGNHYTDMPVCPETNMPKLQYLGLSARRIQGSALSALTNIRLDTLLLSLEDLYEYRAKSIPQFNTKTIQIVFPANKDVRILRDLELGTTESLELSNIHGEQVNELRTFLLSRNGGLLNLTLNNMQCSWEEFISILQAAWETTIEHLVISNATQMDATNADNFNHTKTSLKTLIVRQTVITSIKSDPQHMYRIFSEMNITALTISGAKLIHMLCPSKPSHFTYLCFSYNILTDAVFENCNTLTLLEMLILRVNQLKNLIKVSSMTCHMKSLKYLDMSQNLLQYEDHEKGCSWGENLVELNLSSNLLSDSVFHCLPVNIQKLDLQSNQISSIPKEMVELRALEELNLASNRLTDLPGCGQFSSLRLLNAEMNSIFTPSSEFYHTCQSIREVKAEHNPFMCSCELRVFINLRKQGMVELVGWPESYLCEYPEYLRGIQLKDFHISELVCNTTLLVAVVLVILVVFAVIISFLCVYLDVPWYLKMMWQWTQVKHRVWKNKPEDIHDNIIFHAFISYSERDSDWVKNVLIPNLEKEDGSIRLCQHERNFIAGKSIVENIIDCIEKSYRSIFVLSPNFVQSEWCHYELYFAHHKLFRENTNNLILLLLEPIPTHIIPVRYHKLKALMAKRTYLEWPAEKNKHGLFWANLRAAIYIQLPEK; this is encoded by the coding sequence ATGGCTAAATCAAGAAGCCCAGCCGCCAGCAATTCCGGGGCTGTTTTCATTTTTATAACAGCCTTCTTGAAAAATATTCCGCTAACTGAGGAAACTGGATTTTCTACCGTCCGTTCAAACAGATTTCTAAACAAAGTTCCTAAGAATCTTTCAGCACAGACAACCGTGCTGGATTTGTCACATAATAATATTTCTGAACTCCACATTTCAGATTTCAGTTCTATTTTGCGATTGCAGGTATTAAATCTGGCTCATAATATCATCCAAGACCTTGACTTCAGTGTTTTCTGGTACAATGTAGACTTAGAATACCTGGATTTATCACACAATGTATTACGGACGCTTTCTTGTCATCCTGTTCTCAGTCTCAGGCATCTAGATCTCACTGGCAACCACTACACAGACATGCCAGTATGCCCCGAGACTAACATGCCGAAACTGCAGTATCTTGGCCTCAGTGCTAGAAGAATACAGGGATCAGCTCTCAGCGCACTTACGAATATACGACTGGACACTCTCCTCCTGAGCCTAGAAGACCTCTATGAATATAGAGCAAAAAGCATTCCACAGTTCAACACAAAGACCATCCAGATCGTATTCCCTGCCAACAAAGATGTCCGTATTCTCAGGGATCTAGAACTCGGCACTACAGAAAGTTTAGAACTGTCCAACATCCATGGTGAGCAAGTCAACGAGCTGAGAACATTCTTGCTCAGTAGAAATGGAGGATTACTAAACCTAACTTTGAACAATATGCAGTGTTCCTGGGAAGAGTTCATCAGCATTCTGCAGGCTGCCTGGGAAACCACCATTGAGCACTTAGTTATTTCTAATGCCACTCAGATGGATGCAACTAATGCAGACAATTTTAATCATACTAAAACATCTCTAAAAACATTGATAGTTAGACAGACTGTAATCACTTCAATTAAATCTGATCCACAACACATGTATAGGATATTTTCAGAGATGAACATTACAGCTTTGACCATTTCTGGTGCAAAGCTAATACATATGCTTTGCCCTTCCAAACCCAGTCATTTTACCTACTTATGTTTTTCTTATAATATTTTAACAGATGCAGTTTTTGAAAACTGCAATACCTTGACACTCCTTGAAATGCTTATTTTACGAGTGAATCAGCTTAAAAATCTAATCAAAGTCAGTTCAATGACCTGTCACATGAAGTCTCTGAAATATTTGGACATGAGCCAGAATTTATTGCAATACGAAGACCATGAGAAAGGATGCAGTTGGGGTGAAAATCTGGTTGAACTCAATTTGTCATCGAACCTGTTGTCTGATTCAGTCTTTCACTGTTTGCCAGTTAATATCCAAAAGCTCGATCTACAAAGCAACCAGATTTCAAGTATACCCAAAGAGATGGTTGAGCTcagagctttggaagagctgaaCTTGGCTTCTAACAGGCTAACTGATCTGCCGGGATGTGGCCAGTTTAGCAGTCTGAGATTACTGAATGCCGAAATGAATTCAATATTCACGCCATCTTCTGAATTCTACCATACCTGCCAGAGCATCAGAGAGGTAAAAGCAGAACACAACCCGTTCATGTGCTCCTGTGAATTAAGAGTGTTCATTAATCTTAGAAAACAAGGAATGGTGGAACTGGTTGGCTGGCCGGAGTCTTACCTGTGTGAATACCCAGAATACTTGAGAGGAATCCAGTTAAAGGACTTCCACATCTCTGAGCTTGTCTGCAACACAACACTTTTGGTTGCCGTAGTTCTCGTCATTTTAGTGGTTTTTGCAGTTATCATTTCCTTTCTGTGCGTCTATTTGGACGTCCCTTGGTACTTGAAGATGATGTGGCAGTGGACTCAAGTGAAGCACAGGGTTTGGAAGAATAAGCCTGAAGACATTCATGACAATATAATATTCCATGCTTTTATCTCGTACAGTGAGCGTGATTCCGACTGGGTGAAGAATGTCTTGATTCCAAACTTGGAGAAGGAGGATGGTTCCATACGGCTCTGTCAACATGAAAGGAACTTCATTGCCGGCAAGAGCATTGTTGAGAATATCATAGACTGCATTGAGAAAAGTTACAGATCCATCTTTGTGTTGTCTCCCAATTTTGTGCAGAGTGAATGGTGTCACTATGAGCTCTACTTTGCCCATCACAAGCTATTCAGAGAAAACACCAACAATTTAATCCTCCTCTTGCTAGAACCAATCCCAACACATATCATTCCTGTCAGGTACCACAAACTAAAAGCTCTCATGGCCAAGAGAACTTACCTGGAGTGGCCAGCAGAGAAGAATAAGCACGGACTTTTCTGGGCAAATCTTAGGGCAGCCATTTATATCCAGCTTCCGGAGAAATGA